The sequence TTCGTAAATAAATATTTCGTATTCAATTCCCGCATTTTTTAACGCTTCTTCAAAAGCAGGAATTCCGGCATTGATTCGTGCATCATCACCCGCATAATGTATCATCATTGAAGCTTTAATTTTGGGAACATCTTCAATGGCAGGCTGACTGCCATAATAAGGAACCGCAGCTTTTAATTCAGGTGAATTTACTGCAACATGATTGGTCATGGCGCCACCCCAACAAAATCCGGTACAACCTACCTTACCTGTCGTTTGCGGATTGGTTTGTAAATATTTCACGGCAGCACTGAAATCTTTTTTGGTTTTTTCGTAATCGATTTTCTGGAATAAAGGACGGGTATCCTCACCTGTATCCGGAGTTCCTCCAACCGGGGATAAAGCATCGGGTGCAATGGCAATAAATCCTTCAAGTGCCATTCGGCGTGTAACATCCTTAATGTGTGGGACCAATCCCCTGTTTTCATGAATAACAATTACTGCCGGAAGTTTCCCTGCACCCTTTGGTTTGGCCATATAAGCCATCATCTCTCCACTTTCGCCCGTGTAGGTAATCATTTCGGTTTCCAAACGAGGATCATCTTCTGAAACGATCTGAGCTCTGGACATTGAAGGAATTCCGGTTAATACAATTGCAGCACCTCCTGCGAGAATTGCAGATTTCTTAAGGAATTCACGACGATCGATTCGACCGTTTTGAAAATCCTCAATACAATTTTTTAGTTTTGGATCCATAACTGATTTTTAAAAATGGTGAAAGAAGAAATAAAAATACAATTTTTTCGTTCGAAATTTTATTTTTTTGGAAAGAATCGTAGGAATTGAAATAGCTATTTATAGAAATATTCCCAGAAGATCTTTATCTTTTCTTTTCCATTTCCATAATAGGAATTATTATGTTTACCTTTCGAAGGATGCGGGTTAAAAAATATAAATTAGAGTAATCCTTTTAAAGAGCGAGAATTGTAATGGGATCAGATCCTGCAGAAAGATTGTAAAAACAATTTCGCTTAATGTAAAGATGACATTCAGCTAAAGCCTACCTTAAAATTGTTACTTCAAACTGATTAGCATCAGGGCCATGACCTGAATACCGAACCAAGCTGAATATTTTAACCTTTATTATCGCAGATATACTGCTGTTAATAATAACCCCCTAATTATGGTTAATTATTATGATAATTTGTTGCTCAATTTTCTACTTTATGATTTATAAAACAAATAGAATTAGCTATATTTAGCTACTCATTGGGTTTAATCGGATTCCATGAATTATTGATTTTCATTATTTATGAACAAGTTAATCATAATATTTGCAGCTACTCTACTTGTCTATTCATTATCTGCCCAACCCTACAGATATGCCCATAAAATTTTCGAAAATGTGGGGATAAGCGAAAATGTGGTTTACACAAATGCAGCACAACTCAATGCTGGATTCTTCCTCACCTATAATAACGAAAGCAGTACTACCAAGGTAAACTTAAGAATGGATATTTATCAGCCTTTAGAAGACACGGCTACAAAACGACCTGCCATTATTTTTGTGCATAGCGGCGCATTTTTACTGGGAAATAAATATCATGACGACATGATGGCTTTTTGTGATACGTTTGCTTTGAGAGGTTATGTTACGGCTTCTATTGATTATCGACTTGGCATGAATATTCTGGATGATGCCAGCACCACACGCGCTGTTTATCGTGGTTTACAGGATGGAAGAGCTGCAGTTCGCTTTCTTCGTGCAAATGCATCCACTTATGGAATAGATTCTACCAGGGTTTATATGCTAGGCAGCAGCGCGGGTGGATTTATTGCATTACAAAGCATTTACATGGATGATGCAGCAGAAAGGCCGACTGAAGCCGGCACTTATCAATTTAATGATCCTCTGGATTTTTTCCCGCCTATCAACCAAATTACTGCACCTGATTTGGGAAGCTACGATATTGGAAATTATTTGGACAAAAATGGCAAACCAGATGCTGTGATGAGCCTATGGGGAGCTATTAAACATCCTAGTTTAATTACTGCCGATGATAGTGTCCCGGTTTTTTTAATTCATGGAACAACTGATCTTACCGTTCCTTTTGGGATTGGATATCCTTTTAATGTACCTATTTTCCCCCCTACATAT comes from Bacteroidota bacterium and encodes:
- a CDS encoding dienelactone hydrolase family protein, with the protein product MDPKLKNCIEDFQNGRIDRREFLKKSAILAGGAAIVLTGIPSMSRAQIVSEDDPRLETEMITYTGESGEMMAYMAKPKGAGKLPAVIVIHENRGLVPHIKDVTRRMALEGFIAIAPDALSPVGGTPDTGEDTRPLFQKIDYEKTKKDFSAAVKYLQTNPQTTGKVGCTGFCWGGAMTNHVAVNSPELKAAVPYYGSQPAIEDVPKIKASMMIHYAGDDARINAGIPAFEEALKNAGIEYEIFIYEGAQHAFNNDTNESRYHPEAAKLAWSRTIDFFKEKLGT